In Cryptococcus neoformans var. grubii H99 chromosome 9, complete sequence, a genomic segment contains:
- a CDS encoding ribonuclease HII, variant, whose protein sequence is MSTPIDPVNLEPVPPLRNSYVFHSALPAAERTSGEGWIMGIDEAGRGPVLGPMVYAAAYCPLSFKSILESIGFDDSKALSAETRQTLWKSFDVHPPLCYSSSTLSPQDISSNMLRKVPINLNRQAEDATVDLIQTALNRGINVTECYVDALGPAPQWQARLTAIFPTIKFTVCPKADSLFKIVGAASIVAKVTRDRYVHGWVDPEDVVHGATDIKSQDEEEVIRGSGYPSDPKTQAYLKESIDPVFGYKGIVRFSWATVKVLLDKQGVESKWIDDTTQRSAANWFSADADNERPKVWRDLGVSSVGEL, encoded by the exons ATGTCCACTCCTATTGACCCTGTAAACCTGGAGCCTGTTCCTCCATTGAGGAATTCTTATGTCTTCCACTCGGCTCTTCCCGCTGCAGAGCGAACTTCGGGGGAGGGCTGGATCATGGGTATCGATGAAGCAGGTCGAGGTC CTGTACTTG GACCGATGGTATATGCCGCAGCTTATTGCCCTTTGTCATTTAAATCTATCTTGGAGAGCATTGGCTTCGACG ACTCTAAGGCGCTATCCGCTGAAACTCGGCAGACCCTCTGGAAGTCTTTTGACGtccatcctcctttgtGTTATTCTTCGTCAACTTTATCGCCTCAAGACATTTCATCCAACATGCTCCGTAAAGTTCCCATAAATCTCAATAGACAAGCAGAG GATGCTACAGTGGACCTGATCCAAACAGCCTTAAATAGAGGCATCAACGTGACCGAG TGTTACGTTGATGCCCTTGGCCCTGCCCCTCAATGGCAAGCCAGACTTACTGCGATATTCCCTACTATCAAATTTACGGTTTGCCCCAAAGCTGACAGTCTATTCAAAATCGTTGGTGCTGCATCGATTGTGGCCAAGGTCACAAGAGATAGATATGTCCATGGCTGGGTTGATCCTGAGGATGTCGTCCATGG AGCTACCGATATCAAGTCacaagacgaagaggaagttaTAAGAGGCAGCGGTTATCCATCCGATCCGAAGACCCAAGCATATCTTAAGGAATCCATAGATCCGGTTTTTGGCTACAAGGGCATTGTCAGATTTTCATGGGCAACTGTCAAAGTCCTCCTCGATAAACAAGGTGTGGAAAGCAAATG GATTGATGACACTACGCAACGCTCAGCAGCAAATTGGTTCTCGGCTGATGCGGATAACGAGCGGCCGAAGGTTTGGAGAGATCTGGGTGTTTCTTCTGTAGGCGAGCTTTGA